Within Bactrocera oleae isolate idBacOlea1 chromosome 6, idBacOlea1, whole genome shotgun sequence, the genomic segment CAAGAAATTGATAATCGCTCTTTGTTTAGGAATCATacttcattatttattaattaattatacccTCAATAGAAAAAAACGTTGGAGACTGCATAAAATATACCGATTCAGTTTActagatatcgatctaaaatttgcacacgtccttttctcctcaaaaaggtgctcatttgtcggGAGCGTCGAtgtcgggccactatagcatatagccgccatacaaactgagcgagcAAAATCAATACTTTGTATTGCGAATATAGTGTTCAGATCGGTTTCCTATAGcataaactgactgatcaaagtcaagtgcttgtttggaaaacttttttataataagatatctttacgaaagtTGGAAcagattattatctaaagcaacgCCACAATTTGCTAACACATTGTTCAgatggatgactatagcatatagcggccatacaaactTGACAAGTTCTTAATTTTGGCTTTAAAACTATCTTTACATATACTTATAGTTTCTTTAGTTCTTCGTGGAGTTTCGACAATCAACTCATAACTCAATAACTCTTTTATTGACACATTACctcaattattaataaaaattcaaaggaCTAcccatatatatatcatatataaataaagaatcaccctatatacaaataatatattaatattactcAAATTACATTAATACTCCCGTCTTCAAATTTAGCTTCAAACTGAGTGATGGCACAACTCGCACCGAAGAGGCTGTTCTCAACAATGCCGGCACTGAAAACGAATCACTTTCTGTGCGCGGCAGCGTTTCCTGGGTGGGACCCGATGGAATAACCTATACCATTAACTTTGTGGCCGATGAAAACGGCTATCAACCCGAGGGTGCACATATACCGAAGTAAACTGATGTCACAGCATCCACATTAAGGTATAACTCACGGAACGAAATCATAGTAAAactcattaataaataaaacagtaaAGTTGTGCATTCATATGCGACTTATGAATGAAACTCTTGCTGGATGGAGAAGTTGTAAATACGTACAAGTTGTAGAAGatgttatgtgtgtgtgaaaaactttttaaataaataaatacaaaaattgtaacGGTCTCAGTCAGTGTCAAAAACATgacttttatttcaaaacatttttaaaaaaattttttttttgcattttgttcGGTGCTCATTTAAACACTAACAAGCAAATGCACTCAACCAAAATTATGCATTTAAACTTTCGGCAAATGTTCGCCCACTGGCTGATAGCCATTCTCATCGGCTGTGTAGCTCACGTGATAGGTGATACCGTCGTCGCCTACATATTTGTAGGAGCCCTTCACAGCGATTGCCTCATCGTCAGTTCCAACATTTTTCAGCTCACCCTCCTCATCATGTTGTGTGCCATCGCTTGTCTCGAAACCGAATTTGTAGCTTTCTGGCGCAACATTGATATCCTGACGTACAATTTCCACCTGTTTCTCGACTGGTGTGGCTGTCGTAATCGTGGCTTGAGCAACCAAAAGTACAACGAATGCGCAAAGGATAGTGAATTTCATCTTTTTGTTTCTTGTGCTCAGCTGATTTTCTAAACTTTCAATTGTCAAATGTTAAGCTATTTCGTGACTGTTAAAATGCAGCTCAATTCAGCTTTTTATATGAACTAGCGATCAAAAATTTGGCAAAGGTGTTAATTTCTGAAAAactagcaaaataaataaaagaaaattatatatacgaatgataactttaaaaaatatgttactaATTACATCGAAAATAAACGGAACCAGTTTATACAAGTTTAATGtgaaaacgaaagataaaactCATACCGCCAGTGAAAAACTTTAGAGTAAGTGAAATAGGAGTGAGAGGAATGCTTACAAATTTTGAAAGAGAGAAATAATTTCAAAGGTATGTAAAATTGGTTTTGTGTAGTAATCTCTCTCTTTGGAGCTTTCTCAGTTACACACTGATTATATTAGTTACTACAAATGTATAAATCCTTCCGCTTCTCCCACTTTGTAAAAATATCCTTCAATTTATAACTTCCAACTTTTCGATGCTTTTTTGTAGAACGATTAGTAATACGTTTCAAAATTGGTCCCAGTCAGCGTGTTCATTGCACTGAACATACGTTTATGgtctaaaaatgaaaaaacgtACACATTTTTCTATGTAGTACTAAGCAAAGTTCTTAGTAAATGTTCAATGCACctcaaaaaagataaaaaaaatgccTTTGACCTTTTTACTTTCAATCGAGCTTTATAAGCTTTTTCTTTTCCATTGCTGAATcagtttaaaatgttttattagtTTCAATGAACTTTTAAATAAAGTACAGAGTAGTTTCCGCATATTTCGGGACTTTCGCTTCTAAAGGCTACTTTATTTtcgctttgaaaaaaaaaagataaaactcTGAGGGTCTAAAACAAGGAAATCGTATACACTTTTCTCTGTGATACTAAGCAAAGGGGTTGTAAAAGTTCACGGCAGCTTTAAAAAAGGGAGAAAATGCCTTTgagaattttttgagttttttttactCACAATCAagctttttaaactttttgagcATTTTTTTCAATCGCTGAttcactttaaaatattatattagttgcATGGACCTTTTAATAGCATACAGAGTAGTTCTTTCATATTTTAGGACTTTATTCTCGTAAGGCTACTTTATTTTCTTCACAGTTATAGTGTAAGCTGGTCGTAAGTAAACTCGAAGATATTAGTGAAAGTTCAATACtcacaaaaatttactttattttttctaacttcTAATAATAATTTCCTTAAAGGCTGTGACGTCAACAAATGCATAAGTTCTACAGTTCGATGACCAGCGGATAAAATGACAAaccgtaaaaattaaatttgcaaatgcTAACGTTAGATTGCACGTGTATGTGCATAGTTTTGTCACTTAAAAcgaagttttttatatttaaatttaaaaaaacaaaactggttTCAATATGCCTTTTTAGTCAAAAACCACGCCagcatattttatgttaattttatttaagaaggcatgcatacatttatacacatcTTATGCAATGATTGAGCAGAACATATTTAGCCCAAAAGTGCAAAATCTAGTttagaataaattaaaattagattaacattttgtattgtttttgtcAAAGCGAAATAAATTGTAGAATCGTGTATAAAAGCAACTGCCCAATCTTAACCAATCATCACACAGTTATCTGATTCAGTAGTCTGCACAACCAGCAAACAACAAACTATCACCATGAAATTCGTTATTGTTTTCGTCGCCCTCTTCGCTCTCGCCTATGCTGCTCCAGCTGCTCCTGAAGCCGAAATCGTCGAATTGAGATCCGATGTCGACCCCGAGAAATACAGCTTCGCGTAAGTTCTTAATACTGTGACGAAAATCCTTAACTGCGAGAGATCGCATAGAGAATCAAATGGATTGCACCAGCTACAAccaagtattaaaaatataacctCTTTTCGTTGGTGTTTTATAGCTTGAAGACCAGCGATGGTACATCAAAGGACGAAGAAGGTCACTTGGTCAATGTTGGTGCTGAGGATGAACACATTGTTGCCCGTGGTTCTTACTCTTTCGTCGCTGATGACGGTCAAACCTACACCGTCACCTACATCGCCGATGAGAACGGTTTCCAACCACAAGGTGCTCATTTGCCCGTTGCCCCAGTGGCTTAAGTGCAATAATCGACAACTGAATGTGGAGCTGTTATTAGATTTTATGAATggatgttaattaaaattaaagagtgAACAAGTcaaaaacgaattttttcattaattgtttataaacttCGGGTTCTATAGAGGGTCTAATAACTTACAGccttaaaaaattgaatttaggACTTTAGAAATCTTATGTTATTCACTCTCAAATTAGTTTGTCATAACTACGGTAAGGTAAAGTTAAGGTCTATACACTATAGAAATTTTTGGATTTAACACTTTATAGAAAGTATTATGGGCTACTAGGGCAAACTCCTCACAcacttttttctaatttaaggTACATATAGCGCAA encodes:
- the LOC106620805 gene encoding endocuticle structural protein SgAbd-6, whose product is MKLMLVLSVLCLLGYSLAAPQAPVEILEQEVDNIGLNGYKFSFKLSDGTTRTEEAVLNNAGTENESLSVRGSVSWVGPDGITYTINFVADENGYQPEGAHIPK
- the LOC106620528 gene encoding larval cuticle protein 65Ag1, whose protein sequence is MKFVIVFVALFALAYAAPAAPEAEIVELRSDVDPEKYSFALKTSDGTSKDEEGHLVNVGAEDEHIVARGSYSFVADDGQTYTVTYIADENGFQPQGAHLPVAPVA